In Blautia wexlerae DSM 19850, a single window of DNA contains:
- a CDS encoding TrkH family potassium uptake protein, with the protein MPEKMCKKKHLTSFQLIILGFAGVILLGSILLMLPVSSLEKMPTPFHEALFTATSAVCVTGLVVKDSGSYWSVFGQTVILALIQIGGFGVVTVAAAVSLLSGKKISLMQRSTMQDAISAPKVGGIVRLTRFILKGTFLIEAAGAMLLLPVFVSDYGLKGIWMAAFHSVSAFCNAGFDILGTADNAFPSLTGYSGNILINVVIMLLIITGGIGFLTWDDIYRNKMNFKRYRMQSKIILMTTVCLIIFPAVFFFACDLKNLPAGERLLAAMFQSVTTRTAGFNTIDISEMSEASKAVMILLMLIGGSPGSTAGGMKTTTFTVLILNAIATFRSQENAGAFGRRLEYHVIKNAATIAMLYFTLFFCGGVAISVYEGLPLLDCLYEAASAVGTVGLTLGVTPGLHVFSQVVLIILMYLGRVGGLTLIYAVLSGRNKGNAKLPLEKITVG; encoded by the coding sequence ATGCCGGAAAAAATGTGTAAGAAAAAACATCTGACGTCTTTTCAGCTGATTATTCTGGGATTTGCAGGTGTGATTCTTTTGGGAAGTATTTTGCTGATGCTTCCGGTTTCATCTTTGGAGAAAATGCCGACGCCATTTCATGAGGCGCTTTTTACAGCCACTTCGGCAGTATGCGTTACAGGGCTTGTAGTAAAGGACAGCGGAAGTTACTGGTCTGTGTTCGGACAGACGGTTATTCTTGCGCTTATACAAATAGGTGGATTTGGAGTAGTAACCGTAGCGGCAGCGGTTTCGCTTCTTTCAGGGAAAAAAATATCTCTCATGCAAAGAAGTACAATGCAGGATGCAATTTCAGCACCTAAAGTTGGAGGAATCGTCAGATTGACAAGGTTCATTTTAAAGGGGACTTTTTTGATTGAAGCAGCAGGAGCTATGTTATTGTTGCCGGTTTTTGTATCGGATTATGGCTTAAAGGGAATCTGGATGGCAGCCTTTCATTCTGTTTCTGCTTTTTGTAATGCAGGATTTGACATTCTGGGAACAGCAGATAATGCTTTTCCGTCTCTGACGGGCTATTCCGGAAATATCCTTATAAATGTGGTAATTATGCTGCTGATCATCACAGGGGGAATTGGTTTTCTTACCTGGGATGATATTTATAGGAATAAAATGAATTTTAAACGTTACCGCATGCAAAGCAAGATTATTCTTATGACTACTGTATGCCTGATTATTTTTCCGGCAGTTTTTTTCTTTGCCTGTGATCTGAAAAACCTGCCTGCAGGAGAACGCCTGTTAGCTGCCATGTTTCAATCGGTAACTACAAGAACTGCCGGCTTTAATACCATAGACATTTCAGAGATGAGCGAGGCATCAAAAGCGGTTATGATACTGTTAATGTTGATCGGTGGTTCGCCGGGTTCTACAGCAGGAGGAATGAAAACAACTACTTTTACGGTACTGATTTTAAATGCAATTGCAACGTTTCGCAGTCAGGAAAATGCAGGGGCTTTTGGACGGAGACTGGAGTATCATGTGATAAAAAATGCAGCCACAATAGCTATGCTCTATTTTACATTATTCTTTTGTGGAGGTGTTGCAATCAGCGTATACGAAGGTCTTCCCCTTTTGGATTGTCTGTATGAAGCAGCTTCAGCTGTGGGCACGGTAGGTCTGACCTTGGGAGTCACACCGGGACTTCATGTTTTTTCACAAGTTGTGCTGATCATATTGATGTATCTGGGACGTGTAGGCGGCCTGACCCTGATTTATGCAGTATTATCAGGAAGAAACAAGGGAAATGCAAAGCTTCCTCTGGAGAAAATTACAGTTGGATGA
- a CDS encoding potassium channel family protein, whose amino-acid sequence MKNVLIIGLGRFGRHIAMQLNQLGHEIMAVDWKEERVDKVLPFVTNAQIGDSTNAEFLQSLGIGNYDICFVTIGGSFQNSLETTSLLKELGAKLVISRAERDVHEKFLLRNGADKVVYPEKQVAKWASIRYTDDHILDYMEVDASHAIFEVEVPEEWTGKTVGGLDIRKRYNINILAVKNEGEFNIAISPDTYLEENSKLLVLGEYRALQKCFRI is encoded by the coding sequence ATGAAGAATGTATTAATTATTGGACTTGGAAGATTTGGAAGACATATTGCCATGCAGCTGAATCAGCTTGGGCATGAAATTATGGCAGTTGACTGGAAGGAAGAAAGGGTGGACAAAGTGCTTCCGTTTGTGACTAACGCCCAGATCGGGGACAGTACCAATGCTGAATTTTTACAATCCCTTGGAATTGGAAACTACGATATCTGTTTTGTGACTATTGGAGGAAGCTTTCAGAATTCTCTTGAGACAACTTCCCTTCTGAAAGAACTGGGAGCAAAACTGGTAATATCCAGAGCTGAACGTGATGTCCATGAAAAATTTCTTTTACGCAATGGTGCAGATAAGGTGGTTTATCCGGAAAAGCAGGTTGCAAAATGGGCATCTATCCGTTACACAGATGATCATATCCTTGATTATATGGAGGTGGATGCTTCCCATGCGATTTTTGAGGTAGAAGTGCCAGAGGAATGGACTGGAAAAACTGTAGGCGGACTGGATATCAGAAAGCGTTACAATATTAATATTCTGGCAGTAAAAAATGAAGGAGAATTTAATATTGCAATTTCTCCGGATACGTATTTGGAAGAGAATAGTAAATTGCTGGTGCTGGGAGAATACAGAGCTCTTCAGAAGTGCTTCCGCATATAG
- a CDS encoding ATP-binding protein, with protein sequence MSLKNVNHQKRSFTWSMEKPSAKDYFLTVFIFVVCTLIGLLFQKLNFTDTNIVTIYILGVLITSIVTDGYLCSVAGSFLSVFLFCFFLTEPRMSFKTYAVGYPVTFFIMLISSVLTGALAAKLKTHAKLSTQLAFRTQILFDTDRLLQNAKGKTEILDVTCTQLLRLLNRNITAYVVENGTLSEGKLFSGEKEDTEDFLIPEEQQIARWVCENRQHAGASTHHFPQAKCLYLAIRSGDNVYGVIGIPLQKETLDTFEYSILLSVINECALAMENAKNALEKEKNAVMAKNEQLRADLLRAISHDLRTPLCSISGNADMLLGNSDRLDEATKHQIYSDIYDDSEWLIGVVENLLSITRLNDGRLKFKFTDQLLDEVIAESLRHISRKHDDYKIVTDCEELVLARMDVRLIMQVLVNLVDNAIKYTPPGSVICIRGTKTDGKAQISVEDNGPGIPEEMKTHIFEMFYTGKTTVADSHRSLGLGLALCHSIIEAHEGTLVLTDHDPHGCNFTFTLPLSEVTLNE encoded by the coding sequence ATGAGTTTAAAAAATGTGAATCATCAGAAACGGTCATTTACATGGTCTATGGAAAAACCGTCTGCAAAGGATTATTTTCTGACGGTATTTATATTTGTGGTATGCACCTTAATTGGTCTGTTGTTTCAGAAACTGAATTTTACGGATACGAATATTGTAACCATATATATTCTGGGGGTTTTGATTACTTCGATTGTGACAGATGGCTATCTTTGCAGTGTGGCAGGCTCTTTCTTAAGTGTATTTTTATTTTGTTTTTTTCTGACAGAACCAAGGATGTCTTTTAAAACCTATGCGGTGGGTTATCCGGTGACATTTTTCATAATGCTTATTTCATCCGTACTTACGGGAGCACTTGCAGCAAAGCTGAAAACACATGCAAAGCTGTCTACACAGCTTGCTTTTCGTACACAGATTCTGTTCGATACAGACCGTCTGCTGCAAAATGCAAAAGGGAAAACAGAGATTCTTGATGTCACCTGTACACAGCTTCTCCGTTTATTAAACCGCAATATTACAGCATATGTAGTAGAAAACGGAACTTTATCAGAGGGAAAGCTTTTTTCCGGGGAAAAAGAGGACACAGAAGATTTTTTGATACCAGAAGAGCAGCAGATAGCCAGATGGGTCTGTGAAAACAGACAGCATGCCGGTGCGTCCACACACCATTTTCCTCAGGCTAAATGTTTATATCTGGCAATCCGGAGCGGGGATAATGTTTACGGTGTGATCGGGATACCATTGCAAAAAGAAACACTGGATACTTTTGAATACAGTATCCTGTTGTCTGTAATAAATGAATGTGCGCTTGCAATGGAAAATGCGAAAAATGCATTAGAAAAAGAAAAAAATGCAGTTATGGCCAAAAATGAACAGTTGCGGGCAGATCTTCTTCGGGCGATTTCGCATGATCTTCGTACGCCGCTTTGCTCCATTTCCGGTAATGCAGATATGCTGCTTGGCAATAGCGACCGTCTGGACGAAGCTACAAAACATCAGATTTATAGCGATATCTATGATGATTCTGAATGGCTGATCGGAGTTGTGGAGAATCTGCTTTCCATTACCAGACTGAATGACGGAAGACTGAAATTTAAATTTACAGACCAGCTTCTGGATGAGGTGATTGCAGAATCCCTGAGGCATATCAGCCGGAAACATGATGATTATAAAATTGTGACAGACTGCGAAGAACTTGTTCTTGCACGTATGGATGTACGCCTTATTATGCAGGTTCTGGTAAATTTAGTTGACAATGCAATAAAATATACACCACCGGGTTCTGTGATCTGCATTCGGGGAACGAAAACAGATGGAAAAGCGCAGATAAGTGTGGAAGATAATGGCCCGGGAATTCCGGAAGAAATGAAAACACATATTTTTGAGATGTTTTATACAGGGAAAACAACAGTTGCGGATAGTCACCGAAGTCTGGGACTTGGACTGGCACTTTGCCACTCTATTATAGAAGCACATGAAGGAACCCTGGTTTTGACAGATCATGATCCTCATGGATGCAATTTTACTTTTACTTTACCCTTAAGCGAGGTGACATTAAATGAATAA